In Halalkalicoccus subterraneus, one DNA window encodes the following:
- a CDS encoding FAS1-like dehydratase domain-containing protein: MAQLVEGETKTFERTFTVEDVQQFADLTGDDQPRHTEPDEDGQVMVQGLLTATLPTKMGSDNEVLASTMEFNFHQPVYTGEPITCRSTYDTVVERDDRYEFTSDVVCENTDGETVLTSAAEGIIWKDT, from the coding sequence ATGGCCCAACTAGTTGAAGGCGAGACGAAGACGTTTGAGCGAACGTTCACAGTTGAAGATGTACAACAGTTTGCAGACCTCACCGGTGACGACCAACCTCGTCATACTGAGCCGGATGAGGACGGGCAGGTAATGGTACAGGGGTTATTGACTGCGACTCTGCCTACGAAGATGGGTAGCGATAATGAAGTATTGGCCAGTACGATGGAGTTTAATTTCCATCAGCCGGTCTACACTGGCGAACCGATCACCTGTCGATCAACGTATGACACAGTCGTAGAACGAGATGACCGCTACGAATTCACATCGGACGTTGTTTGTGAAAACACGGATGGCGAAACGGTGTTGACCTCGGCAGCTGAGGGAATTATTTGGAAAGACACCTAA